A stretch of the Patescibacteria group bacterium genome encodes the following:
- the tuf gene encoding elongation factor Tu, with protein MAEFQRTKPHVNVGTMGHVDHGKTTLTAAITTVLAKRLPDDINKPVNYDQIDNAPEEKQRGITIATSHQEYNSEKRHYAHVDMPGHADYVKNMITGAAQIDGAILVVSAADGPMPQTREHILLAKQVGVPYILVFMNKMDMADPELAELVEMEIRELLAAQGFDENAPVIKGSALKALEGDKEYEDKIMELVEAMDASIPEPKREVDKPFMMAIEDVFSIKGRGTVATGRIDQGKLAVNDEVEIVGIRPTKKTTVTGVEMFKKLLPDAQAGDNIGALLRGIERTDIERGQVLAKPGSITPHTEFDAEVYVLKKEEGGRHTPFFKGYKPQFYIRTTDVTGEIQFEGEMVMPGDNVQMKVKLIAPIAMEDGLRFAIREGGRTVGAGVVTKITK; from the coding sequence ATGGCAGAATTTCAGCGAACCAAGCCCCACGTCAACGTTGGTACTATGGGTCACGTCGATCACGGTAAAACTACCCTGACCGCTGCGATCACCACCGTATTGGCTAAGCGCTTGCCAGATGATATTAACAAGCCGGTTAATTACGACCAGATTGATAACGCTCCCGAAGAGAAGCAGCGCGGTATTACCATCGCCACCTCTCACCAGGAGTACAACAGCGAAAAGCGACACTACGCTCACGTTGATATGCCAGGTCACGCCGACTACGTAAAGAACATGATTACCGGCGCTGCCCAGATTGATGGTGCTATCCTGGTAGTTAGTGCGGCTGACGGCCCAATGCCTCAGACCCGCGAGCACATCTTGCTGGCAAAGCAGGTTGGTGTTCCTTACATCCTCGTGTTCATGAACAAGATGGATATGGCCGATCCAGAGCTAGCCGAGCTAGTTGAGATGGAAATCCGCGAACTGTTGGCAGCTCAGGGCTTTGACGAGAATGCCCCAGTGATTAAGGGCTCGGCTCTAAAGGCGCTGGAAGGCGACAAAGAGTACGAGGATAAGATCATGGAGCTGGTTGAAGCAATGGATGCTTCGATCCCAGAGCCAAAGCGTGAAGTTGATAAGCCGTTCATGATGGCCATTGAGGATGTGTTCTCAATTAAGGGCCGTGGTACGGTTGCTACCGGTCGCATCGATCAGGGCAAGTTGGCAGTAAACGACGAGGTTGAAATCGTTGGTATTCGCCCAACCAAAAAGACCACCGTTACCGGCGTAGAGATGTTCAAGAAGTTGCTACCTGATGCTCAGGCTGGTGACAACATTGGCGCCTTGCTCCGCGGTATTGAGCGAACCGATATTGAGCGCGGTCAGGTATTGGCCAAGCCAGGTTCAATCACTCCCCACACCGAGTTTGATGCTGAGGTTTACGTACTAAAGAAGGAAGAGGGCGGACGCCACACCCCATTCTTTAAGGGCTACAAGCCACAGTTTTACATCCGAACCACCGATGTTACCGGCGAGATTCAGTTTGAAGGCGAAATGGTGATGCCGGGCGACAAC